Proteins from a single region of Pongo pygmaeus isolate AG05252 chromosome 3, NHGRI_mPonPyg2-v2.0_pri, whole genome shotgun sequence:
- the UFSP2 gene encoding ufm1-specific protease 2 isoform X1: MVISESMDILFRIRGGLDLAFQLATPNEIFLKKALKHVLSDLSTKLSSNALVFRICHSSVYIWPSSDINTIPGELTDASACKNILRFIQFEPEEDIKRKFMRKKDKKLSDMHQIVNIDLMLEMSTSLAAVTPIVERESGGHHYVNMTLPVDAVISVAPEETWGKVRKLLVDAIHNQLTDMEKCILKYMKGTSIVVPEPLHFLLPGKKNLVTISYPSGIPDGQLQAYRKELHDLFNLPHDRPYFKRSNAYHFPDEPYKDGYIRNPHTYLNPPNMETGMIYVVQGIYGYHHYMQDRIDDNGWGCAYRSLQTICSWFKHQGYTERSIPTHREIQQALVDAGDKPATFVGSRQWIGSIEVQLVLNQLIGITSKILFVSQGSEIASQGRELANHFQSEGTPVMIGGGVLAHTILGVAWNEITGQIKFLILDPHYTGAEDLQVILEKGWCGWKGPDFWNKDAYYNLCLPQRPNMI, from the exons GTGATTTCAGAAAGTATGGATATACTCTTCAGAATAAGAGGAGGCCTTGATTTGGCTTTTCAGCTAGCTACTCCTAATG aaatttttctCAAGAAGGCACTGAAACATGTGTTGAGTGACCTGTCAACTAAGCTGTCTTCAAACGCCCTTGTGTTCAGAATTTGCCACAGTTCAGTGTATATATGGCCTAGCAGTGACATAAACACCATTCCTGGAGAACTGACTGATGCTTCTGCTTGTAAGAACATACTGCGCTTTATTCA ATTTGAGCCAGAAGAAGACATAAAACGAAAATTCATGAGAAAGAAGGACAAAAAGTTATCAGACATG CATCAAATAGTAAATATAGATCTTATGCTGGAAATGTCAACCTCCCTGGCAGCTGTAACGCCCATCGTTGAAAGGGAAAGCGGAGGACACCATTATGTTAATATGACTTTACCTGTCGATGCAGTTATATCTGTTGCTCCAGAAGAAACATGGGGAAA AGTTCGTAAACTCCTAGTTGATGCAATTCATAATCAACTAACTGACatggaaaaatgtattttgaaatatatgaaagGAACGTCTATTGTGGTCCCTGAACCACTGCACTTTTTATTaccagggaaaaaaaatcttgtaaCAATTTCATATCCTTCAGGAATACCAGATGGCCAGCTGCAGGCCTATAGGAAG GAGTTACATGATCTCTTCAATCTGCCTCACGACAGACCCTATTTCAAAAGGTCTAATGCTTATCACTTTCCAGATGAGCCATACAAAGATGGTTATATTAGAAATCCACATACTTATCTTAATCCACCTAACATGGAGACTGGTATG ATTTATGTGGTCCAGGGCATATATGGCTATCATCATTATATGCAGGATCGGATAGATGACAATGGCTGGGGCTGTGCTTATCGATCTCTGCAGACTATCTGCTCTTGGTTCAAACATCAGGGATACACGGAGAGGTCCATTCCAACACACAGAGAAATTCAGCAG GCTCTAGTCGATGCCGGTGACAAACCAGCAACATTTGTCGGATCGCGGCAATGGATTGGATCTATTGAGGTACAGCTGGTACTAAACCAATTGATTGGTATAACTTCAAAAATCCTGTTTGTCAG CCAAGGTTCAGAAATTGCCTCTCAAGGACGGGAACTGGCTAATCATTTCCAAAGTGAAGGAACTCCAGTTATGATCG gGGGAGGAGTTTTGGCCCACACAATACTAGGAGTTGCATGGAATGAGATTACAGGGCAGATAAagtttctgattctagatccacATTATACTGGCGCTGAAGACCTGCAAGTTATTTTGGAAAAG GGCTGGTGCGGATGGAAGGGCCCAGATTTTTGGAACAAGGATGCATACTATAACTTATGTCTTCCTCAGCGAccaaatatgatttaa
- the UFSP2 gene encoding ufm1-specific protease 2 isoform X2, which translates to MDILFRIRGGLDLAFQLATPNEIFLKKALKHVLSDLSTKLSSNALVFRICHSSVYIWPSSDINTIPGELTDASACKNILRFIQFEPEEDIKRKFMRKKDKKLSDMHQIVNIDLMLEMSTSLAAVTPIVERESGGHHYVNMTLPVDAVISVAPEETWGKVRKLLVDAIHNQLTDMEKCILKYMKGTSIVVPEPLHFLLPGKKNLVTISYPSGIPDGQLQAYRKELHDLFNLPHDRPYFKRSNAYHFPDEPYKDGYIRNPHTYLNPPNMETGMIYVVQGIYGYHHYMQDRIDDNGWGCAYRSLQTICSWFKHQGYTERSIPTHREIQQALVDAGDKPATFVGSRQWIGSIEVQLVLNQLIGITSKILFVSQGSEIASQGRELANHFQSEGTPVMIGGGVLAHTILGVAWNEITGQIKFLILDPHYTGAEDLQVILEKGWCGWKGPDFWNKDAYYNLCLPQRPNMI; encoded by the exons ATGGATATACTCTTCAGAATAAGAGGAGGCCTTGATTTGGCTTTTCAGCTAGCTACTCCTAATG aaatttttctCAAGAAGGCACTGAAACATGTGTTGAGTGACCTGTCAACTAAGCTGTCTTCAAACGCCCTTGTGTTCAGAATTTGCCACAGTTCAGTGTATATATGGCCTAGCAGTGACATAAACACCATTCCTGGAGAACTGACTGATGCTTCTGCTTGTAAGAACATACTGCGCTTTATTCA ATTTGAGCCAGAAGAAGACATAAAACGAAAATTCATGAGAAAGAAGGACAAAAAGTTATCAGACATG CATCAAATAGTAAATATAGATCTTATGCTGGAAATGTCAACCTCCCTGGCAGCTGTAACGCCCATCGTTGAAAGGGAAAGCGGAGGACACCATTATGTTAATATGACTTTACCTGTCGATGCAGTTATATCTGTTGCTCCAGAAGAAACATGGGGAAA AGTTCGTAAACTCCTAGTTGATGCAATTCATAATCAACTAACTGACatggaaaaatgtattttgaaatatatgaaagGAACGTCTATTGTGGTCCCTGAACCACTGCACTTTTTATTaccagggaaaaaaaatcttgtaaCAATTTCATATCCTTCAGGAATACCAGATGGCCAGCTGCAGGCCTATAGGAAG GAGTTACATGATCTCTTCAATCTGCCTCACGACAGACCCTATTTCAAAAGGTCTAATGCTTATCACTTTCCAGATGAGCCATACAAAGATGGTTATATTAGAAATCCACATACTTATCTTAATCCACCTAACATGGAGACTGGTATG ATTTATGTGGTCCAGGGCATATATGGCTATCATCATTATATGCAGGATCGGATAGATGACAATGGCTGGGGCTGTGCTTATCGATCTCTGCAGACTATCTGCTCTTGGTTCAAACATCAGGGATACACGGAGAGGTCCATTCCAACACACAGAGAAATTCAGCAG GCTCTAGTCGATGCCGGTGACAAACCAGCAACATTTGTCGGATCGCGGCAATGGATTGGATCTATTGAGGTACAGCTGGTACTAAACCAATTGATTGGTATAACTTCAAAAATCCTGTTTGTCAG CCAAGGTTCAGAAATTGCCTCTCAAGGACGGGAACTGGCTAATCATTTCCAAAGTGAAGGAACTCCAGTTATGATCG gGGGAGGAGTTTTGGCCCACACAATACTAGGAGTTGCATGGAATGAGATTACAGGGCAGATAAagtttctgattctagatccacATTATACTGGCGCTGAAGACCTGCAAGTTATTTTGGAAAAG GGCTGGTGCGGATGGAAGGGCCCAGATTTTTGGAACAAGGATGCATACTATAACTTATGTCTTCCTCAGCGAccaaatatgatttaa